CCTCCAAAACCGTCAAACAGACAACAGCAAAATAGTAATCCTTCATTAACTAAGACTAGTCGTTGTTTTGAGATAATGTTTAACAATTATGTATTTATTTATACTTTTTTCGAATAATGGTGTTGATTGATAACCCAAAAGTATGGGTTATATGAGTCACATTTTAGATGTCTATTTCTAGTAGAAAATATGTAAAATTTCTGGTCAGTAGCATTGGTAGTAGTTATGATTTGCAAGCTTGTTGTTAGATGAAGTTATTCGGATATAAACAAGCATTTAAATGCTAGGTTGATTCTAATGATAAGGTTGAGCCGTGAGAAATTTTAATAAAATAGCAATATTGAGTGTAATTGCACTAAATAGTTCTTTTGCAATGGCTAGTCCGTCGCCATGGTCAGTTGGTGTTGGTGCTGCCTATTCTCCTAAGGTCTATAAAGGAACACCAACCAATAAAACCGTCATTCCTATTCTTGGTTACGAAGGCGAGAACTTTTTTTTTAGAGGGTTTAACGCGGGATATCGATTCAATCCGAGAGGGTCGACTCATAACTTCATACTAAGAGCGATTTACGACCCGAGGACTTTTAAGCCGGGTGATTCTGATATTGCCAATATGAGGTTACTCGATGAAAGAGAAGACACCGTTTTAGCGGGTGCTAGTTATCAGTATTTGACACCTGTTGGGCTGTTTGAAGCCGCGTTAGGCGCAGACATACTTGGTGTGCACAATGGACTATATGGCGAGTTAGCGTGGCGATTTCCTCTCCGGTTTAGCGGCGGTGGTATCACTCCTGCCATAGGTTACTCATACAATGACAACAAAATGAATCAACACTTATATGGTGTCTCACAGCAAGAGTCAGATAAGACGGGTGGGGATATAAGTGAGTTTGATATTAACGGAAGCGGGCAGTATTTCGTCGGTGTTAGTGGTTACGTTTTCTTGAGCAGAAGTGTGATGGTTCGGGGCGGTGTAAGGTACACCAATCTAGAAGGTGATATAGAAAAAAGCCCACTCTTAGATTCTACGGATTCTACCACCGCGAATATTGGAATTACCTATTCCTTCTAAATC
This portion of the Vibrio sp. VB16 genome encodes:
- a CDS encoding MipA/OmpV family protein; protein product: MASPSPWSVGVGAAYSPKVYKGTPTNKTVIPILGYEGENFFFRGFNAGYRFNPRGSTHNFILRAIYDPRTFKPGDSDIANMRLLDEREDTVLAGASYQYLTPVGLFEAALGADILGVHNGLYGELAWRFPLRFSGGGITPAIGYSYNDNKMNQHLYGVSQQESDKTGGDISEFDINGSGQYFVGVSGYVFLSRSVMVRGGVRYTNLEGDIEKSPLLDSTDSTTANIGITYSF